A genomic window from Mycobacteriales bacterium includes:
- a CDS encoding transposase encodes MRDWLPADDLVWLVLDAVEQCDLSAFTAAYRSDGQGRPAYDPALMVALLLFAYCHGVRSSREIERRCQRDVAFRVIGGGHRPDHATIARFRERHEAALATVFTEVLRLCAEAGMLRLALLAIDGTKVAANASWSANRTEEQLTTELAAELAAVSEAMLAEAGAVDAAEDAEHGRDRGDELPPQLQSRAGRIARLTEARDRLATERQGVVDAQQAKIDAWQARKDSGKPRPGARPGPIPPQVLTSAGKAPRANSTDPQARTVKTKHTLLVGYNAQAVVTADQVIVGATVMQKEVDRNLLHPVLDVTREQLTAAGVRAKLNTVVADSGYVTEEAFALAHEHKIRLLAPLAKDTRKMRDGGDPAGGQDLQRRPETARGQRRLRHHRGRADYRQRGRTVEPVFGQLKTRQNMTRFSRRGHTAVTSEWHLACAAHNLLKLHAHNKRE; translated from the coding sequence ATGCGTGACTGGCTCCCAGCTGATGATCTTGTCTGGCTGGTGTTGGACGCAGTCGAGCAGTGCGACCTGAGCGCGTTCACCGCCGCTTACCGTTCGGACGGTCAGGGCCGCCCGGCTTATGACCCGGCGTTGATGGTGGCGCTGCTGCTGTTCGCCTACTGCCACGGCGTGCGTTCGTCCCGCGAGATCGAGCGGCGTTGCCAGCGCGATGTGGCGTTCCGGGTGATCGGTGGTGGGCATCGGCCCGACCACGCCACGATCGCGCGGTTCCGTGAGCGGCACGAGGCGGCGCTCGCGACGGTCTTCACCGAGGTCCTGAGGTTGTGCGCTGAGGCCGGGATGCTGCGCCTCGCGCTGCTCGCGATCGATGGGACGAAGGTCGCGGCGAACGCGTCATGGTCAGCGAACCGGACCGAGGAGCAGCTGACGACTGAGCTTGCCGCGGAGCTCGCCGCGGTGTCTGAGGCGATGCTTGCTGAGGCTGGCGCGGTCGACGCTGCTGAGGACGCCGAGCACGGGCGGGACCGTGGCGATGAGCTCCCGCCGCAGTTGCAGTCACGCGCGGGGCGCATCGCGCGGCTGACCGAAGCCCGCGACCGGCTCGCCACTGAGCGCCAAGGCGTCGTCGACGCTCAGCAGGCCAAGATCGACGCGTGGCAGGCCCGCAAGGACTCGGGCAAGCCACGACCGGGCGCCCGACCCGGACCGATCCCGCCGCAGGTCCTGACGTCAGCGGGCAAGGCGCCTCGCGCCAACAGCACCGACCCGCAGGCACGCACGGTCAAGACCAAGCACACGCTGCTCGTCGGCTACAACGCGCAGGCCGTCGTCACAGCCGATCAGGTGATCGTCGGGGCGACGGTGATGCAAAAGGAAGTCGACCGCAACCTGCTCCACCCCGTCCTGGACGTCACCCGCGAGCAGCTCACCGCGGCCGGTGTCCGCGCCAAGCTCAACACGGTCGTCGCCGACTCCGGCTACGTCACCGAGGAAGCCTTCGCGCTTGCCCACGAGCACAAGATCAGGCTCCTCGCGCCGCTGGCCAAAGACACCCGCAAGATGCGCGACGGCGGTGACCCCGCCGGTGGTCAAGACCTGCAACGCCGCCCCGAGACCGCCCGAGGGCAGCGGCGCCTCCGCCACCACCGAGGCCGAGCGGACTACCGCCAAAGAGGCCGGACCGTCGAACCGGTCTTCGGACAGCTCAAGACCCGACAGAACATGACCCGCTTCAGCCGCCGAGGCCACACCGCAGTCACCAGCGAATGGCACCTCGCCTGCGCCGCCCACAACCTCCTCAAGCTCCACGCCCACAACAAGCGCGAGTAG
- the pknB gene encoding Stk1 family PASTA domain-containing Ser/Thr kinase — MSELLAGRYQLGDLLGTGGMAEVRAARDVRLGRDVAVKVLRADLAQETSFRQRFRREAQSAARLNAPCIVSVFDTGEDERGVPFIVMERVEGRTLRDVLQTEGRLLPQRALEVAADVLSALDVAHAAGIVHRDIKPGNVMLTSTGEVKVMDFGIARAAADGASTMTQTASVIGTAAYLSPEQARGEHVDQRSDLYSTGCLLYELLAGTPPFTGDSPVAVAYQHVREDPALPSEYDETLSADVDAVVLKAMAKSPGQRYQSAVEMRDDLLRAAAGEPVAAPPPTTTLQVAEVVTVAPARTGPSTVRKTLTAVFAVVLVGIVLVTALLVKGLFDTTTERVPAPALVGLSRDDAIRALAEAGLQVGQIAIVFSDKPVGSVIRQTPEQGIVLTAGGAVDIEVSKGLEQTVVPDVRGQSQAEAEAVLQDAKLTVEQVIPRDGNVAAGTVLDVIPGPGSPLPARSKVTLVVASGQVEVPDVRGKNRDEAITLLQQAGFRVGIQGQDSAGPPDVVLEQSPVGTTAPRGSDVILTVSQTPASPTPSPSSSPTTDPSTTPTPDPTPT, encoded by the coding sequence GTGAGCGAGCTGCTCGCCGGCCGCTACCAGCTCGGTGACCTGCTCGGCACCGGTGGCATGGCCGAGGTCCGGGCCGCCCGCGACGTCCGGCTCGGCCGCGACGTCGCCGTCAAGGTCCTGCGCGCCGACCTCGCGCAGGAGACGTCGTTCCGCCAGCGCTTCCGCCGCGAGGCGCAGTCCGCCGCCCGCCTCAACGCCCCGTGCATCGTGTCAGTCTTCGACACCGGCGAGGACGAGCGCGGGGTCCCCTTCATCGTCATGGAGCGGGTCGAGGGCAGGACCCTGCGCGACGTCCTGCAGACCGAGGGCCGGCTGCTCCCGCAGCGCGCGCTCGAGGTCGCGGCCGACGTGCTGTCCGCGCTCGACGTCGCCCACGCCGCCGGGATCGTGCACCGCGACATCAAGCCCGGCAACGTCATGCTCACCTCGACCGGCGAGGTCAAGGTCATGGACTTCGGCATCGCCCGGGCCGCGGCCGACGGTGCGTCGACGATGACCCAGACCGCCTCTGTCATCGGGACCGCCGCCTACCTCTCCCCCGAGCAGGCCCGCGGCGAGCACGTCGACCAGCGCTCTGACCTCTACTCCACCGGCTGCCTGCTCTACGAGCTGCTCGCCGGCACCCCGCCGTTCACCGGCGACAGCCCGGTCGCGGTCGCCTACCAGCACGTCCGCGAGGACCCCGCACTCCCCTCGGAGTACGACGAGACGCTCTCCGCCGACGTCGACGCGGTCGTCCTCAAGGCCATGGCCAAGAGCCCCGGTCAGCGCTACCAGTCCGCGGTGGAGATGCGCGACGACCTGCTGCGCGCCGCGGCCGGCGAGCCGGTCGCCGCCCCGCCGCCCACGACGACGCTTCAGGTGGCCGAGGTCGTGACCGTGGCCCCCGCGCGGACCGGTCCCTCCACGGTGCGCAAGACGCTGACCGCGGTGTTCGCGGTCGTGCTCGTCGGGATCGTGCTCGTCACGGCCCTGCTCGTGAAGGGGCTCTTCGACACCACCACCGAGCGGGTCCCCGCGCCCGCCCTGGTCGGGCTCTCCCGCGACGACGCGATCCGGGCGCTCGCCGAGGCCGGCCTGCAGGTCGGGCAGATCGCCATCGTCTTCTCCGACAAGCCCGTCGGCAGCGTCATCCGGCAGACCCCCGAGCAGGGCATCGTGCTCACCGCCGGTGGGGCGGTCGACATCGAGGTGAGCAAGGGCCTCGAGCAGACCGTCGTCCCCGACGTCCGCGGCCAGTCGCAGGCCGAGGCGGAGGCGGTGCTGCAGGACGCGAAGCTCACCGTCGAGCAGGTCATCCCCCGTGACGGCAACGTCGCTGCCGGCACCGTCCTCGACGTGATCCCCGGCCCCGGCTCCCCGCTGCCCGCGCGCTCCAAGGTCACGCTGGTCGTCGCCTCCGGTCAGGTCGAGGTGCCCGACGTGCGCGGCAAGAACCGCGACGAGGCCATCACGCTGCTGCAGCAGGCCGGCTTCCGGGTCGGCATCCAGGGCCAGGACAGCGCGGGCCCGCCCGACGTCGTGCTCGAGCAGTCACCGGTCGGCACCACCGCGCCCCGCGGCTCCGACGTCATCCTCACCGTGTCGCAGACCCCGGCCTCGCCGACACCGTCCCCGTCGAGCTCACCGACCACCGACCCGTCGACCACCCCGACCCCGGACCCGACCCCCACCTGA
- a CDS encoding penicillin-binding protein 2, which yields MNSPIRRVSVAVLALFASLLAMVNYRQVVQAGDLRDNPGNGRVLLRTYAVDRGAIAVESGGKATSIADSVETDDALKYLRRYAAGPQYAHVTGFSSFIYGSTGIERAQDRVLSGEDDRLFVERLSDQITGNEPKGGSVVLTLDPAAQAAAVAGLRGKRGAVVALDPRTGAVLAMVSAPSFDPAALSSHDGEAIRKTYGQLSDDPAQPLLNRAIRQTYPPGSTFKVITAAAALESGLTPESRIPSPTQLTLPQTTRPLRNFGGGTCGDGRTTTLSDALRISCNTAFAQIGLDLDGDEVRDVAESFGFGDNDLEVPDNVVDSVYPDELNAPQRGQSAIGQFDVRVTPLQMAMVAAGVANAGRVMRPYLVKEVQAPDLRVLDVADAEVYREAVSSSIAAQLTAMMERVVSDGSARAAQISGVRVAGKTGTAQHAVGKDPHTWFIGFAPANDPQVAVAVIVEEGGDAGSEATGGRVSAPIARAVMQAVLR from the coding sequence GTGAACTCCCCCATCCGCCGCGTGTCCGTGGCGGTCCTCGCGCTGTTCGCGTCGCTGCTCGCGATGGTCAACTACCGCCAGGTCGTGCAGGCCGGCGACCTGCGCGACAACCCCGGCAACGGCCGGGTCCTGCTGCGCACCTACGCCGTCGACCGCGGCGCGATCGCCGTCGAGTCGGGCGGCAAGGCGACGTCGATCGCGGACTCGGTCGAGACCGACGACGCGCTGAAGTACCTCCGCCGCTACGCCGCCGGTCCGCAGTACGCCCACGTCACCGGCTTCTCGTCGTTCATCTACGGCTCCACCGGCATCGAGCGCGCGCAGGACCGGGTGCTGTCCGGCGAGGACGACCGGCTCTTCGTGGAGCGGTTGTCGGACCAGATCACCGGCAACGAGCCCAAGGGCGGGTCGGTCGTGCTCACCCTCGACCCCGCCGCGCAGGCCGCGGCGGTCGCCGGGCTGCGCGGCAAGCGCGGCGCCGTCGTCGCGCTCGACCCCCGCACCGGCGCGGTGCTCGCCATGGTGAGCGCCCCGAGCTTCGACCCGGCGGCGCTGTCGTCGCACGACGGCGAGGCGATCCGCAAGACCTACGGCCAGCTCAGCGACGACCCGGCGCAGCCGCTGCTCAACCGCGCGATCCGCCAGACCTACCCGCCCGGCTCGACCTTCAAGGTCATCACGGCCGCAGCGGCGCTGGAGAGCGGGCTGACCCCCGAGAGCCGCATCCCGTCGCCGACCCAGCTCACGCTGCCGCAGACCACCCGGCCGCTGCGCAACTTCGGCGGCGGCACCTGCGGCGACGGCCGGACGACGACGCTGTCGGACGCGCTGCGGATCTCCTGCAACACCGCCTTCGCGCAGATCGGGCTCGACCTCGACGGTGACGAGGTCCGTGACGTCGCCGAGTCCTTCGGCTTCGGCGACAACGACCTCGAGGTCCCCGACAACGTCGTCGACAGCGTCTACCCCGACGAGCTGAACGCCCCGCAGCGCGGCCAGTCCGCGATCGGGCAGTTCGACGTACGCGTCACTCCCCTGCAGATGGCGATGGTCGCCGCCGGCGTCGCCAACGCCGGGCGGGTCATGCGGCCCTACCTCGTCAAGGAGGTCCAGGCGCCCGACCTTCGTGTCCTCGACGTCGCCGACGCGGAGGTCTACCGCGAGGCCGTGTCGAGCAGCATCGCGGCCCAGCTCACCGCGATGATGGAGCGCGTGGTGAGCGACGGCAGCGCGCGGGCTGCGCAGATCAGCGGGGTGCGGGTCGCCGGCAAGACCGGCACCGCGCAGCACGCCGTCGGCAAGGACCCGCACACCTGGTTCATCGGCTTCGCACCCGCCAACGACCCGCAGGTCGCGGTCGCCGTCATCGTCGAGGAGGGCGGCGACGCCGGCTCCGAGGCCACCGGCGGCCGGGTGTCGGCGCCGATCGCGCGCGCCGTCATGCAGGCGGTGCTGCGGTGA
- a CDS encoding FtsW/RodA/SpoVE family cell cycle protein yields MTAPSLLPSYAPPRRGTELVLTTAAVLLAVLAYIAVGIGVDGSVPSGTLGYGLGLAALFGGAHLVVRLVAPHADPLILPVVALLNGLGVVLIRRLDLAAAERATQAGREVPSADAPLQLVWTAVGVLAFIAVLVVVRDHTKLTRYTYTCAAAGLVLLLLPALPGIGRTINGARLWVRVGPMTIQPSEAAKLLLIVFFAGYLVAKRDVLSLASRRVAGLDLPRARDLGPVLLAWAASLAVLVREKDLGSSLLFFGIFVVMLYIATERTSWLLIGLGLFAGGAVVAYAAFSHVQRRVDTWLDPFGDASGSGYQLVQGLFGFGTGGLTGTGLGQGAPGTVPYASTDFIMATIGEELGLVGVMAVLMLFFLVVERGMRAALSCRDSFGKMLAAGLSFALGLQVFVIVGGVTGLIPLTGVTLPWLSYGGSSVVANWALVAMLLRISDAARRPAPSPVSPGAARVALEDAPTTVVRR; encoded by the coding sequence GTGACGGCGCCGAGCCTGCTCCCGTCGTACGCCCCTCCGCGTCGAGGCACCGAGCTCGTCCTCACCACGGCGGCGGTGCTGCTCGCCGTGCTCGCCTACATCGCGGTCGGCATCGGGGTCGACGGCTCGGTGCCGAGCGGCACTCTCGGCTACGGCCTCGGCCTGGCCGCGCTCTTCGGTGGCGCGCACCTCGTCGTGCGGCTGGTCGCGCCCCACGCCGACCCGCTGATCCTCCCCGTCGTGGCGCTGCTCAACGGCCTCGGCGTCGTGCTCATCCGGCGGCTCGACCTCGCCGCCGCGGAGCGCGCGACGCAGGCCGGCCGTGAGGTGCCGAGCGCCGACGCGCCGCTGCAGCTGGTGTGGACCGCGGTCGGTGTCCTCGCCTTCATCGCCGTGCTCGTCGTGGTGCGCGACCACACCAAGCTCACCCGCTACACCTACACCTGCGCTGCCGCCGGGCTCGTGCTGCTGCTGCTGCCCGCGCTCCCGGGCATCGGCCGGACCATCAACGGCGCGCGGCTGTGGGTGCGGGTCGGGCCGATGACGATCCAGCCGAGCGAGGCCGCGAAGCTGCTGCTCATCGTCTTCTTCGCCGGCTACCTCGTGGCCAAGCGCGACGTGCTGTCGCTCGCGTCGCGCCGCGTCGCCGGGCTCGACCTGCCGCGGGCGCGCGACCTCGGGCCGGTGCTGCTCGCGTGGGCCGCGTCGCTGGCGGTGCTGGTGCGGGAGAAGGACCTCGGCTCGTCGCTGCTGTTCTTCGGCATCTTCGTCGTGATGCTCTACATCGCGACCGAGCGGACGTCGTGGCTGCTCATCGGGCTGGGGCTGTTCGCCGGCGGCGCGGTCGTCGCCTACGCCGCCTTCTCCCACGTGCAGCGCCGCGTCGACACCTGGCTCGACCCCTTCGGCGACGCGAGCGGCTCGGGCTACCAGCTGGTCCAGGGGCTGTTCGGCTTCGGCACCGGCGGGCTCACCGGCACCGGGCTCGGCCAGGGCGCGCCGGGGACGGTGCCCTACGCCAGCACCGACTTCATCATGGCCACGATCGGCGAGGAGCTCGGGCTGGTCGGCGTGATGGCCGTGCTGATGCTGTTCTTCCTCGTCGTGGAGCGCGGGATGCGCGCGGCGCTGTCGTGCCGCGACTCCTTCGGCAAGATGCTGGCCGCCGGGCTGTCGTTCGCCCTGGGGCTGCAGGTCTTCGTCATCGTCGGTGGGGTCACCGGCCTCATCCCGCTCACCGGCGTCACGCTGCCCTGGCTGTCCTACGGCGGGTCGTCGGTCGTCGCCAACTGGGCGCTCGTCGCGATGCTGCTGCGCATCTCCGACGCCGCCCGCCGACCGGCCCCCTCCCCGGTCTCCCCGGGGGCCGCGCGGGTCGCCCTCGAGGACGCCCCCACCACGGTGGTGCGCCGGTGA
- a CDS encoding protein phosphatase 2C domain-containing protein translates to MTLALRYAARSHTGLIRAGNEDSVYAGPRLLAVADGMGGHAAGEVASAVAIAAIAPLDHDAPGSDLLAALHGSAMSANQHLRDMVAADSDLHGMGTTLVAVLFAGSRLGLLHVGDSRAYLLRDGELTQITHDHTFVQALVDEGRISEEDASTHPQRSVVTRILDGRPDVEFDLSVREARLGDRYLLCSDGLTGPVGRIETLQEALGIADPQESVDRLVQLALKGGGPDNITVVVADVVAADATTNPVVAGAAADQPQAPPPGVGDSPAARAHANRTAHDEPVAARSVPQTVRPVARRRHRRTAGVLVGVLVLLLAGAGAGWAYVRSQYYVGADDGTVAVFRGVSGSVAGVRLATVESESALPLDGLDELTRTRVEDGITASDRADALDILSRVREGYCSATFPPLPGVSPQPVATTPATTPPTTPPTTPAATSTATPAASVTPTPSASPTPRPGCP, encoded by the coding sequence GTGACGCTGGCGCTGCGCTACGCCGCGCGGTCCCACACGGGGCTCATCCGCGCCGGCAACGAGGACTCGGTCTACGCCGGGCCGCGGCTGCTCGCGGTCGCCGACGGCATGGGTGGCCACGCTGCCGGTGAGGTCGCGAGCGCCGTCGCGATCGCCGCGATCGCCCCGCTCGACCACGACGCCCCCGGCTCCGACCTGCTCGCCGCCCTGCACGGGTCCGCGATGTCGGCCAACCAGCACCTGCGCGACATGGTCGCCGCCGACAGCGACCTGCACGGCATGGGCACGACGCTGGTCGCGGTGCTCTTCGCCGGCAGCCGGCTCGGCCTGCTCCACGTGGGCGACTCGCGCGCCTACCTCCTGCGCGACGGCGAGCTCACCCAGATCACCCACGACCACACCTTCGTGCAGGCCCTCGTCGACGAGGGCCGCATCAGCGAGGAGGACGCGAGCACCCACCCGCAGCGCTCGGTCGTCACGCGCATCCTCGACGGCCGGCCCGACGTGGAGTTCGACCTGTCGGTGCGCGAGGCTCGCCTCGGCGACCGCTACCTGCTGTGCAGCGACGGCCTCACCGGCCCGGTCGGGCGTATCGAGACGCTTCAGGAGGCGCTCGGCATCGCCGATCCGCAGGAGAGCGTCGACCGACTGGTGCAGCTCGCGCTGAAGGGCGGCGGCCCCGACAACATCACGGTCGTCGTCGCCGACGTCGTCGCGGCCGACGCGACCACCAACCCGGTCGTCGCCGGCGCCGCCGCGGACCAGCCGCAGGCACCGCCCCCGGGCGTGGGTGACAGCCCTGCCGCGCGCGCCCACGCCAACCGCACCGCCCACGACGAACCGGTCGCCGCGCGGTCGGTGCCGCAGACCGTCCGCCCGGTCGCGCGTCGCCGGCACCGGCGTACCGCAGGGGTGCTCGTCGGCGTGCTGGTGCTGCTGCTCGCCGGGGCCGGGGCGGGCTGGGCCTACGTCCGCAGCCAGTACTACGTCGGCGCCGACGACGGGACCGTCGCGGTCTTCCGCGGCGTCAGCGGGTCGGTCGCCGGGGTCCGGCTCGCGACCGTCGAGTCGGAGTCGGCGCTGCCGCTCGACGGGCTCGACGAGCTGACCCGCACCCGGGTGGAGGACGGCATCACCGCCTCCGACCGGGCCGACGCGCTCGACATCCTCAGCCGGGTCCGCGAGGGCTACTGCAGCGCGACCTTCCCGCCGCTGCCCGGGGTGTCGCCGCAGCCGGTCGCCACGACCCCGGCGACCACCCCACCGACCACCCCACCGACCACCCCCGCCGCCACGTCGACCGCGACGCCTGCCGCCTCGGTCACCCCCACCCCTAGCGCGTCACCGACCCCTCGGCCGGGCTGTCCGTGA
- a CDS encoding FHA domain-containing protein has protein sequence MASALVVSLVKYGLLALLWVFVLVAFRTVKTDLLGSGRAPKVPQPAPAASPTSKPTRRSQARRLVVTEGALAGTSITLADAPITLGRADDSTLVITDDYASSRHARLYPDDGAWVLEDLGSTNGTYLGASKVSRPTPVPLGQQIRIGKTVLELRR, from the coding sequence ATGGCCAGCGCCCTCGTCGTCTCGCTCGTGAAGTACGGCCTGCTCGCGCTGCTGTGGGTCTTCGTGCTGGTCGCCTTCCGGACCGTCAAGACCGACCTGCTCGGCAGCGGCCGGGCGCCCAAGGTCCCGCAGCCCGCGCCCGCCGCGAGCCCGACGAGCAAGCCCACCAGGCGCTCGCAGGCCCGGCGGCTCGTGGTCACGGAGGGCGCACTGGCAGGTACGTCGATCACGCTCGCCGACGCACCCATCACCCTCGGCCGCGCCGACGACTCGACGCTGGTCATCACCGACGACTACGCGAGCAGCCGGCACGCGCGGCTCTACCCGGACGACGGGGCCTGGGTGCTCGAGGACCTCGGGTCGACCAACGGCACCTACCTCGGTGCGTCGAAGGTCTCGCGCCCGACGCCCGTCCCGCTCGGGCAGCAGATCCGGATCGGCAAGACCGTGCTGGAGCTGCGCCGGTGA
- a CDS encoding DUF3662 and FHA domain-containing protein has protein sequence MGVLQRFERRLEGLVEGAFARTFGGVVQPVEVAARLQREAADHKTIVGAGRVLVPNDYDVELSTHDHERLAEYDEALTAELADMVREHADEQGWSFVGTVRVHLVRIDDLDTGVFRVRSRVHAEQQPAAPAAVPVQGSPALEVKGERHPLGPVTVIGRGAEADLKVSDTGVSRRHAEITLHPDGSAELLDLQSTNGTSVNGAKALRATLADGDAIGVGATVLVFRAGG, from the coding sequence GTGGGAGTGCTGCAGCGCTTCGAGCGACGGCTCGAAGGCCTCGTCGAGGGTGCCTTCGCGCGCACCTTCGGAGGGGTCGTCCAGCCGGTCGAGGTGGCCGCCCGCCTGCAGCGCGAAGCCGCGGACCACAAGACCATCGTCGGCGCCGGCCGCGTCCTCGTCCCCAACGACTACGACGTGGAGCTCTCGACCCACGACCACGAGCGCCTGGCGGAGTACGACGAGGCGCTCACCGCCGAGCTGGCGGACATGGTGCGCGAGCACGCCGACGAGCAGGGCTGGTCCTTCGTCGGGACCGTGCGGGTCCACCTCGTGCGCATCGACGACCTCGACACCGGGGTGTTCCGGGTCCGCAGCCGGGTCCACGCCGAGCAGCAGCCCGCCGCGCCCGCTGCCGTGCCGGTGCAGGGCTCGCCCGCGCTCGAGGTGAAGGGCGAGCGGCACCCGCTCGGCCCGGTCACCGTCATCGGCCGCGGCGCGGAGGCCGACCTCAAGGTCTCCGACACCGGGGTCAGCCGTCGGCACGCCGAGATCACGCTGCATCCCGACGGCAGCGCGGAGCTGCTCGACCTGCAGAGCACCAACGGCACCAGCGTCAACGGTGCGAAGGCGCTGAGGGCGACGCTCGCCGACGGCGACGCGATCGGCGTAGGGGCGACCGTCCTCGTCTTCCGGGCAGGCGGCTGA
- a CDS encoding adenylate/guanylate cyclase domain-containing protein codes for MDVRWGRERVDRCVAFVDLAGFTALTEAHGDDYAADVHDAFVGALARACEEFADVVCVKHLGDGALLVARSAAHMLEALRAGVSEQGAADLCLRVRAGVHTGPALRVDGVHGEDFLGHTVNVAARLCGLAAPGELLLSGAVRSAAAPASTDARPLGPRTLRHLSEPIAVWSLPLGTPDGLIDPVCHMSVRPGALSTLVGGREWLFCSSACQERFVSEHG; via the coding sequence ATGGACGTCCGCTGGGGCCGCGAGCGAGTAGACCGTTGTGTGGCGTTCGTGGATCTCGCGGGGTTCACCGCGCTGACCGAGGCTCACGGCGACGACTACGCCGCCGACGTCCACGACGCGTTCGTCGGCGCCCTGGCCCGGGCGTGCGAGGAGTTCGCGGACGTGGTCTGCGTGAAGCACCTGGGGGACGGCGCGCTCCTCGTCGCCCGCTCCGCGGCACACATGCTCGAGGCGCTACGCGCGGGAGTGTCGGAGCAGGGTGCCGCCGACCTGTGCCTGCGGGTCCGCGCGGGTGTCCACACCGGTCCAGCCCTGCGGGTCGATGGTGTGCACGGCGAGGACTTCCTCGGACACACGGTCAACGTCGCGGCCCGCCTGTGCGGGCTCGCCGCGCCGGGCGAGCTGCTGCTCAGCGGTGCGGTCAGGTCAGCCGCGGCTCCGGCCAGCACTGATGCGCGTCCGCTCGGGCCCCGGACGCTGCGCCACCTGTCGGAGCCGATCGCCGTGTGGTCGCTGCCGCTCGGCACGCCGGACGGGCTGATCGACCCGGTCTGCCACATGTCGGTGAGACCAGGAGCGCTGTCCACCCTGGTCGGCGGGAGGGAGTGGCTGTTCTGCTCCTCGGCGTGTCAGGAGCGCTTCGTGTCGGAGCACGGCTGA
- a CDS encoding DUF4396 domain-containing protein: protein MDHGQHAPAPDGASLTRLAVSATVHCLTGCAIGEVLGMVIGTALGWSDLQTIALAVVLAFFFGYALTIGPVLRSGLTLGAAIPVALAADTVSITVMEVIDNAVMLLVPGAMEAGLADPLFWGALAFALVVAFVVTLPVNRWLIGRGKGHAVVHGMHEAAGSTGSDHH, encoded by the coding sequence ATGGACCACGGCCAGCACGCCCCCGCGCCTGACGGTGCCTCGCTCACCCGGCTCGCCGTCAGCGCGACCGTCCACTGCCTGACCGGCTGCGCCATCGGCGAGGTGCTCGGCATGGTGATCGGCACGGCCCTGGGCTGGAGCGACCTCCAGACCATCGCGCTCGCCGTCGTGCTCGCGTTCTTCTTCGGCTACGCCCTCACCATCGGCCCGGTGTTGCGGTCCGGGCTGACCCTGGGCGCAGCGATCCCGGTCGCGCTCGCCGCCGACACCGTCTCGATCACGGTCATGGAGGTCATCGACAACGCCGTGATGCTGCTCGTCCCGGGAGCGATGGAGGCGGGCCTCGCAGACCCGCTGTTCTGGGGCGCGCTGGCCTTCGCGCTCGTCGTCGCCTTCGTCGTCACGCTGCCGGTCAACCGGTGGCTCATCGGTCGGGGCAAGGGCCACGCGGTTGTCCACGGCATGCACGAGGCGGCCGGCTCGACCGGCTCCGACCACCACTGA
- a CDS encoding DUF305 domain-containing protein, whose translation MRTSLLATSLLSAALVLTACGSNTDTASSDDRSSDSSSSSAKGNDADVAFLQGMTPHHEQAVLMSDLVLAAGPPAGVADLARRIKAAQSPEIDQMTSMLKDLGATADSGGQGGGHSSGGMDGMGAEAHEGMMSDADLATLKDARGVDAARLYLEAMIVHHQGAIKASDAQLADGVYGPARMLAESIAKAQAAEIAEMRQLLASL comes from the coding sequence TTGCGCACCTCCCTGCTCGCCACCTCCCTGCTCAGCGCCGCCCTGGTGCTCACCGCCTGCGGCAGCAACACCGACACCGCCTCGAGTGACGACCGCTCGAGCGACAGCTCGTCGTCGAGCGCGAAGGGCAACGACGCCGACGTCGCCTTCCTGCAGGGCATGACGCCGCACCACGAGCAGGCCGTCCTCATGAGCGACCTCGTGCTCGCCGCCGGCCCGCCCGCGGGCGTCGCCGACCTCGCCCGGCGCATCAAGGCCGCGCAGTCCCCCGAGATTGACCAGATGACGAGCATGCTCAAGGACCTCGGCGCCACGGCGGACAGCGGTGGTCAGGGGGGCGGCCACAGCTCGGGCGGCATGGACGGGATGGGCGCCGAGGCGCACGAGGGGATGATGAGCGACGCCGACCTCGCGACCCTGAAGGACGCCCGGGGCGTCGACGCCGCGCGGCTCTACCTCGAGGCGATGATCGTCCACCACCAGGGCGCGATCAAGGCGTCCGATGCTCAGCTCGCCGACGGTGTCTACGGACCCGCCCGGATGCTGGCCGAGAGCATCGCGAAGGCCCAGGCCGCCGAGATCGCCGAGATGCGGCAGCTGCTCGCGTCGCTGTAG